A region from the Flavobacteriales bacterium genome encodes:
- a CDS encoding gliding motility-associated C-terminal domain-containing protein, whose product MHTEGAAFKYDLFLNNVQDVERIKLRYTGPDRMTLLQDGSLEIGTSVGDLTEGAPVAYYADGKQERVECRYVVEDQTVSFAFDGAVDPLRPIVIDPVILAATYSGTGDIGWTENYGGSATYGADGSIFTGAHCFSQGYPTTPGAFQLNFPGGPYSMAISKLSADGTALLWATYLGGDGNDTPASMIEAADGSLVIMGTSNSENYPCSPDAFDDTWGGGLIERDIVISRLSADGADLLASTYVGGSDDDGWNGVQENVGDHVVGEVVLDDSGDVYVCNATWSTNFPTTTGAIQTASAGAQDAVVFKMSADLSALMWSTRLGGELNDVAYGLHLDGSGGVFVVGSTGDGNMPFPGIGHQPAFAGTRDGFVAHIVDNGTSLAGSTYFGGEDLDQLQRVDLDAQGKVHLLGQHASLITVQPTGTFSTGNSGVVVARFSEDLATLEMSTCIASGYAPSAFRVDQCGRVYTSGYLPSSDIPVTSDAVQSNPVGYYVGVYDTGLSSQLFGTYFGLDGDHQDAGMSRFNEEGVLFQALCEDGWPGPFPTTVNAWSTTPAESFDVLAFILDTELGSAEVTASFTQVTADTCAPMTWSLSSIGTADSWVWDFGDGTAATTGADPTHTYLTQGSYTITLIASSSNDCVASDTALAMIDVPECVLVVPEEIVVPNVFSPNGDGTNDHFHISGLEGVDHQLRIFNRWGQVIFDSSNYKNNWDGGGVSDGTYYYVLQLPARASTMTGYLTIL is encoded by the coding sequence ATGCATACCGAAGGAGCGGCGTTCAAGTATGACCTGTTCCTGAACAATGTCCAAGATGTCGAACGGATCAAGCTGCGATACACAGGGCCAGACCGTATGACACTACTACAGGACGGCTCATTGGAGATCGGGACGAGCGTGGGAGATCTGACCGAAGGCGCTCCTGTTGCCTACTATGCGGATGGAAAACAGGAACGTGTAGAGTGCCGGTATGTGGTGGAAGACCAAACGGTCAGCTTCGCTTTCGATGGAGCCGTTGACCCGCTAAGGCCAATTGTGATCGACCCGGTCATCCTGGCCGCCACCTATTCTGGTACGGGTGATATTGGATGGACCGAGAACTACGGAGGCAGCGCCACATATGGTGCGGACGGTTCGATCTTCACGGGAGCGCATTGTTTCTCCCAAGGATATCCAACAACACCCGGCGCCTTCCAACTCAATTTTCCTGGTGGGCCATACAGCATGGCCATAAGCAAATTGAGCGCCGACGGTACGGCCCTGTTGTGGGCGACTTACCTCGGTGGTGACGGGAATGACACGCCTGCGAGCATGATCGAGGCTGCTGATGGCTCGCTCGTGATCATGGGGACGAGCAATTCGGAGAACTATCCGTGTTCGCCCGATGCCTTCGATGATACGTGGGGTGGAGGACTCATCGAACGGGACATCGTGATAAGCCGGTTGAGCGCTGACGGAGCGGACCTACTGGCAAGCACCTATGTCGGAGGTTCTGATGATGATGGTTGGAACGGCGTTCAGGAGAACGTAGGAGACCATGTGGTCGGCGAAGTGGTCCTAGATGATTCAGGTGACGTTTACGTGTGCAACGCGACCTGGTCCACAAACTTTCCTACGACCACAGGTGCCATTCAGACGGCGAGCGCTGGAGCCCAGGATGCGGTCGTATTCAAGATGAGCGCCGACCTCAGCGCACTCATGTGGAGCACACGGCTTGGGGGTGAATTGAACGATGTTGCCTACGGTCTACATCTGGACGGCAGCGGTGGTGTGTTCGTAGTGGGGAGCACCGGCGACGGTAACATGCCATTCCCTGGCATTGGTCATCAGCCTGCGTTCGCAGGTACGCGAGATGGTTTCGTGGCGCATATCGTCGACAATGGAACAAGCCTCGCCGGATCGACCTACTTCGGTGGCGAGGACCTCGACCAACTTCAACGTGTGGATCTCGACGCTCAAGGCAAGGTTCATTTACTTGGACAGCATGCGTCACTGATCACCGTGCAACCAACCGGCACCTTCAGTACCGGCAACTCAGGTGTCGTGGTTGCCCGGTTCAGCGAGGACTTGGCCACATTGGAGATGTCCACATGTATCGCGAGCGGTTACGCACCGAGCGCCTTCCGTGTGGATCAATGTGGCAGGGTCTATACTTCCGGCTACCTGCCTTCCTCCGACATTCCGGTCACATCGGATGCGGTTCAGTCCAACCCAGTGGGGTATTACGTTGGGGTGTATGACACCGGATTATCCAGCCAGCTCTTCGGCACCTACTTCGGCCTGGACGGGGACCACCAGGATGCTGGCATGAGCCGGTTCAACGAAGAGGGCGTTCTATTTCAGGCACTGTGCGAGGACGGTTGGCCTGGGCCATTCCCTACAACCGTCAACGCCTGGAGCACAACCCCTGCGGAGAGCTTCGATGTACTCGCATTCATACTGGATACCGAACTTGGTTCAGCAGAAGTCACAGCCTCTTTCACGCAGGTAACCGCCGATACCTGCGCCCCCATGACGTGGAGTCTTTCCAGCATCGGCACAGCGGATAGCTGGGTCTGGGACTTCGGGGATGGCACAGCGGCCACAACGGGCGCCGATCCAACGCACACCTACCTTACGCAAGGCTCCTATACGATCACATTGATCGCCAGTTCAAGTAATGACTGCGTGGCATCGGATACGGCACTGGCGATGATCGATGTTCCTGAGTGCGTCTTGGTAGTTCCGGAAGAGATCGTCGTTCCGAACGTTTTCTCGCCGAACGGGGACGGCACCAACGACCACTTCCACATATCGGGCCTTGAGGGAGTCGACCATCAGCTTCGTATTTTCAATAGGTGGGGTCAGGTCATATTCGATTCGTCGAATTACAAGAACAATTGGGACGGCGGAGGTGTGAGTGATGGCACGTATTACTATGTACTGCAGTTGCCGGCCAGGGCATCAACAATGACAGGATATCTTACGATACTCTAA